The DNA region CGAACAACCACACTCCCAACGTCACGAGAAGCAGCTTCATCCGCGTCCTCCGGGACAGAGGCCACCAGGCCCGTCAGCCGGGCCCCTCTATTCCCGTGGCCCCCGGACAGGCAAGGCCCGCTGCGTCGCACGCGGAGGACGACAGGCCCGGACCGTGGACCTGTCCACGGAACGCTCGAGCGGACACGTCGGTGGTCGCGGTCACCCAGACGAGGAGGGTTCAAGCCACTCCCCGCCGGGGCGTCACGACTCGCCGAGGTCCAGCGAGGCCGCCAGCGAGGAGGGTTCGGCCACTCCCCGCCGGGGCGTCACGACTCGCGGAGGTTCAGCGAGGCTGCCAGCGAGGAGGGGTCGGCCACTCCTCGCCGGGGCGTCACGACTCGCGGAGGTTCAGCGAGGCTGCCAGCGAGGACGGTGGTCGTCGCTGTCGCCCGTCTGCAGCGTGAAGCCCGCCCTCGGGTGGATGATGGCGGCGCCCTCCTGCGCGCCCGTGGCCGGGTCGATGCGCTGCACGTGCAGCTCCCCCGCCTTGATGAACGCGATGAAGCGGCCATCCGGCGAGAACGACGGCAGCGTGCCGTCATCCACCAGCCGCACCTCGGTGCCCGTGGCGGAGCCGTCCTGCGGGTTGATGGCGCGCAGGAAGATGACGTTGCCCGAGCGGTTCTGGCACGGGGACACCGCGCCGCCGCACAGCACCGCTCCGCCCGTCGTGGGCCGGAAGTAGTACGCACGCACATACGCGGCCCAGGTGCCATCCGGCGACCAGATGGGGCTCGCGATGAACGAGTCCACGGTGCCGTCGGTGGACGCCTCGGTGGACACGTCCGCGACGAGCTGGGGCGCGCCGCCGCCCGTCACGTTGATGTTGTAGAGCCGGACCAGCGGCGTGGGCGTGGTGTCGCCATCGAAGGTCACCAGCTCGTTGTTCGGGTTGGCCAGGAACAGGAGCTGGTCATTCACGCGGTTGTAGTGCGCCTGCTCCGCCGTCGTCCCGGCGTTGGCCAGCGGCGTCGGCGCGGTGCCCGCGCCACTGGAGGTGAACAGGCCCTCGCCGTTCACGTTGTAGACGAACGTCGTCCCGTCACGCGACCAGTCCGGGAACGCGCCCGTCGTCGTCGCCTGCGTCACGCCCCCGGCGCCCCCCGGCGTCACCACCGAGATGCCGGAGCGCTGGCTGCCGTTCTGCCGCACCCACGCGATGGCCGTGCCCGGCTCCCACTCCATGGAGCGGAAGGCCTCCGTGTTGCCCGTGCCGCCGTCGGCGACGACCACGGCCTGTCCCTCCACGAGCGGAACCTCGCGCACGGTGAGGTCTCCAGCGCGCTTCTCCGTCGAGGTGTCCACCGCGCCCTGCGCGAACGAGAGGTGCGTACCGCCCGGACCCCAGCGCGGATAGCGGCTGTCCGTGCCCGCCGCGCTCAGCGACGTCACGCCCGGCGTGTCGTAGCGCATCACCAGCGCCGCGGAGACGCCGGCATCGTCCCGGCCCGTCACCGCGACGTGCATCGCCTGGCACGTGAGCGGCGCGCCCTCGCAGCGAAGCCCCGGACCGCAGTCCGCGGACGCCGTGCAGGCATCCCCCTTCGCGCCGGTGCCCTGACCGCCCCCATCGGGCGTGCCCGCGTCGTCACCCGTGCCCGCGTCGATGTCCCCCCCGTCCGGCACGCCCGCGTCGGGAACACCCGCGTCCTCGTCTCCGCCGCCCGCGTCCGGCTCGGGGGTCGGCGTCTGGATGGGGCGCTGCTCGCACTTGTTGTCGCCGGTGCAGACCCACTCCTGTCCCTCGGCGGGCTGTCCCTTGTCACTGCGACAGTCGAACTGGTCCACACATTCGTCAGCACACCCCGTCGACAGAACCCACAGCGCGCAGCACAGCGCGCCGACGATTCGCTTGTCCATTCATCCCCTCCAATCGAGTGAAGGGCGTATAGCCTCGCGTCCGAGGGACGGAATGGTTCGCGAGGGCGGGTTGCAGTGAGCATGTTCCTGAATGAACGGCGATTCACTCCAGCGTGATGAATGATCGACACCCATTGCCATCTCGATGCGACGCGATTCGATGAGGACAGGACGCTCGTTCTGGAGCGCGCCTGGGCCGCGGGGCTGCAAGGCATCCTCGTCCCCGGCGTCGGCACCCACGACTGGGAGCCCCTGCTGCAGATGTCACGCGCGGAGCCGCGCCTCCAGGTGGGCCTGGGCATCCATCCCCAGCTGCTGCCGGACATGACGCCCGAGGAGGACGACGCGGCGCTGGAGCTGCTCGACGCGCTCCTGTCCAAGGGTGGCGCCATCGCGGTGGGCGAGTGCGGACTCGACGGTCCGTCCCTGCCCGGCGCGCCGCTCGAGCGACAGCTGTCCGTGCTGCGGCGGCACCTGGCGCTCGCGCGCAAGTACCAGCTGCCGGTGTTGATGCACTGTCACCGGCTCCACCCGGCCCTCATCGAGCTCTTCAAGCAAGAGCCACTGCCCGAGGCGGGCGTGCTCATGCACAGCTACAGCGGCGGCGTGGAGCTGGCGCGCTTCTATCTCCAGAAGGGCTGCCACTTCTCCTTCGCGGGCCCGGTGACGTGGGCCGAGGCGCGCAAGCCCCTGGACGCGCTGCGCGCCATCCCCCTGGACCGGCTGATGGCGGAGACGGACGCGCCGGACCAGGCGCCCACCCCTCACCGGGGCGGACGCTCCGAGCCGGCCTACCTGCCCCACATCCTGGAGGGGATGGCCCGCGTGCGGGGAGAGCCCCTCGACGAGGTCGCCCAGCGGACGACCGAGAATGCCCGGCACCTGTTCCGGGAAGGTTTTCCCCCCGCTTCGCGGTAGGCGAGCGGTCGCGTTATAGAGGACCCCCATGAACCCGCAGCCCCCACCGCCCACCCCTCCCCAGCCAGAGACCCCGCCCGCCACGACGGCCACGCCGAACGCGGCCACAGGCTCGCTCGCCCGGCCGTTCAAGCTGTCGCGCCGCTTCGACCGCACCGGACGCCTGTTGGGGGACAACGCCATGGAGCGGCTCGCCAACGCGCGCGTGGTGGTGTTCGGCCTGGGCGGCGTGGGCAGCTACGCGGCCGAGGGCCTTGTGCGCAGCGGCATCGGCCACCTGACGCTGGTGGACCACGACGACGTCTGCGTCACCAACACCAACCGCCAGCTCCACGCGACGGTGAAGGGCGTGGGCAAGTCGAAGGCGGAGCTGATGGCGCAGCGCTGCCGCGAAATCAACCCGGAGGCCCGGGTGGAGGCGGTGCGCGAGTTCTACCGCGAAGAGGTCGCCGAGCAGATGCTGCCCGCCGGCACGTACGACTTCGTGGTGGACGCCATCGACAACGTGAAGGCGAAGCTGCACCTGCTGCACCGGTGCGTGTCGCTGGGCATCCCCGTGGTCAGCTCCATGGGCGCCGCCGCGCGACTGGACCCGACGGCCATCCGCGTGGAGGACCTGTCCGAGACGCACATGGACCCGTTCGCCAAGGACATCCGCAAGCTGCTCAAGCGCAAGTACGGCGTGGAGACCGAGCGGCACACCGGAATCACCGCCGTCTACTCCATCGAGGCGCGCCGCATGCCGGTGGCCCTCAACTACGACGACGCGACGGACGGGTTCCTGTGTGTCTGCCCGCAGGACAACGAGTTCCACACGTGTGACCACCGCACGCAAATCGACGGCAGCGTGTCCTTCGTCACCTCGTGCTTCGGGATGAACGCCGCCGGCGTCGTGGTGCGAAGGCTCGCCTCCACGCGCTGAGGGCTCAGGCCACCTGCTGAGGCTGCAACGCTCTCGCCTGCTGCTCGGCGAGCGCCTCGGCCTCACGCCCGCAGGGCCTGCGGAACACGCAGCGCATGCAGGGGGTCAGCGTCTCCGAGCGGGGGAACGCGTCCGCGTCCAGCGGCGTGTTCATGACCGGGTCCTTCAGGAGCGCGCGCATCTTCGCCACGCTCGTCTCGAAGTGCCGGTGGAAGGAGTCCATGGCGCCCAGGTCCACCTGGACGTCCTGCTCCTTGCCCTCGTTGAGGTACACGAGCGACGCGCGCACCTTCTCCACCGGGAAGCGGTAGCGCTGCGACACGTACAGCGCGTAGCCGAGCACCTGCTCGTCATAGCCGTCGCGCGACTTGCCCGTCTTCCAGTCCACCACGACGGGCGCGCCGTCCTGGTCGACGAAGGCGAAGTCGGGGATGGCGAAGACCTTGAGGCCGCCGAGCGTGAAGTGGGCGAAGTCGAAGCCCGCGTCCACCTCCAGCCACTGCTCGGGCTTGAGGCTCTTGGCGAGCAGCGGCCAGCGCGAGTTGAAGAACCACGCGAGCGCCACGCGCACCGTCTCCCAGTTCTGCTTCCAGGCTTCGTCGGGGAGGACCTCGGCGTACTCGTGCTCCACGAGGCCGGTGAACTGCTTGCGGTACTTCTGCGTCCAGTACGCCTTGCCGCGCGAGTGGCGGTAGTCGTCCTGCATCAGCTTGCGCGCGCGAGCCTCCACCACGGCGGGGTCCACCACGCGGCCCGCGCGCCAGTCCAGCAGCACGTCCTTGATGCTCTCGTGCACGACGCTGCCCGCCCAACTGAAGCGGTTGGCCAGCTTCTTGAGCACGTACAGCTCCCGCACGTCCTTCGGCGCGTCCGACTCCCAACCGCCCCAGGAGCGGTAGTAGTAGAAGTAGTAGGAGCGCAGGCACTCGGAGAACTTCTCGTGACGGCTCTTGGACCAGGAGAAGTCGTTGTGGAGGGGTGGGCGCCGCATCGAGGCGGCGCATCCTAGGCGTTCGCTCGCTCCGCCAGAAGGGGAACAGGCAGGGAAACGAGCCCGGGGGGTGGGTTGAATGACAGTCCGGGTGAGGAACCCTGGGAGTATGGTCCGCGCCACCATGAAGAGCCGACCCCTGACGGAGCGAGTCGTCCTGATCACAGGCGCTTCCAGCGGCATCGGCCGCGCGGCGGCCCGGACCTACGCGGAGGCAGGAGCCCATGTGGTGCTCGCCGCCCGACGGCTGGAGCGGCTGGAGGACGCGGCCCGTGAAGTGGAGTCACTGGGGGTCCGGGCACTGGCGGTGCGGTGCGACGTGACCCGCGGCGAGGACGTGGAGCGACTCATGGCCCAAGTCCGCGCGGAGTTCGGTGGGCTGGACGTGTTGGTGAACAACGCGGGCCAGGGACTGTATGGGCCACTGGAGGCCATCAGCGAGGACCAGCTGCGGCAGGTGTTCGAGCTGAACGTGTTCGCGCTGTGGCGGGTGACGCGGGCGGCGCTGCCGCTGCTACGCGGGCGGCGCGGAGCGCACGTGGTGAACGTCAGCTCGGTGCTGGGGCATCGAGGGCTGCCGCTGCTGGGCGGGTACTGCGCGTCGAAGGCGGCGGTGAACGCGATGACGGAGTCCTTGCGCACGGAGCTCGCCGTCGAGGGAATCGGCGTGCGGCTGGTGTCGCCGGGCCTCACCGAGAGCGAGTTCCGGGAGCACCGGCTGAGTGCCCAGGGCTGGGCGCAGGACGCGATTCCGCTGAAGGCCATGTCGTCAGAGGAAGTGGCGCGGGCCATGGTGAAGGCGAGCGTGCGCGGACGACGCGACACCATCCTCACCCTCCCCGGCCGCGTCATGGTACTGGCCAACCGGCTCGCGCCCGGGTTGTTCGACCGGGTCGCCCACCGCATGGCCAACCCGGTGAAGAAGGACGCATGAGCCCCCGCAGTCGCCCCGCGAAGCCCGCTGTCTCGTCGGACACGCCGCCTGTCTTCCGCGAACAGGACGCCGAGGCAGCTTCAGGAGAGAAATCGGAGACTGGCGACGTGACCCGACCTCGCCGTGGACGCCCACCACGCGGAGGCAAGGCCGGGCCCCTGCCCTCGCGCGATGAGCCGACGCTCGCGGCTGCGAAAGCACAGAAGGCGTCCACTGGCTCGCTGTTCGAGTCCTCCTCGTCACGAGGAGAAGTGGGAAGGGGCACGCAGAGCGCCACGCCGCGCGAGGGAGTTGCCGAGGATGCGGCAAGCACGCCCTCGACACCGTCGAAGGCACGACGCGGACGGCCTCCGCGCACCGAGGCGACATCGACCCGAGCCCTCACGGCGACACCGAGCGCCGCGCCGCGCGAGGGAGTCCCCGGTGATGTGGAAGGCTCCCGCTCGACACCACCGAAGGCGCGTCGAGGACGCCCGCCCCGCACTGCGGCCACTTCGACCCGCGTCCCCGCGGTGGCACCCAGCGCCGCGCACCTGGCCAGCATTCGCGCGCCGCTGCTCGCCTGGTACGACCGCAACAAGCGCGACCTGCCGTGGCGCCGAACGAAGGACCCGTACGCCATCTGGCTGAGCGAGGTCATGCTCCAGCAGACACAGGTCTCCACCGTCATCCCCTACTGGGAGCGGTTCCTGAAGCGCTTCCCCACCGCGCTCGCGCTCGCCTCGGCGCCACTCGATGACGTGCTCGCTGGATGGAAGGGCCTGGGCTACTACACGCGCGCTCGCAACCTGCACCGCGCCGCACAGGACATCGTCTCGCGCTTCGGCGGCGCCCTGCCCTCCACCGCGGAGCAGCTGCTCTCACTGCCCGGCTTCGGCCGCTACACCGCGGGCGCCGTGGCCTCCATCGCCTTCGGTGAAGCAGCCCCGCTCGTCGACGGCAACGTCGCCCGCGTGCTCTCCCGACTCTTCGAGGTCGAGGGCCTGCCCGGAGACCGCGAGCGCGAGGCCACGCTGTGGGAGCTCGCGGGCCTGCTCGTGAAGGGCGAGCGCCCCGGCGACTTCAACCAGTCCCTCATGGAGCACGGCGCCACCACGTGCCGCCCGGAGAACCCACTCTGCCTGCTGTGCCCCGTGCTCGCGGGCTGCGTCGCCTTCAAGAAGGGCCGCGTCGCCGAGCTGCCTCCCGCCAAGGTGCGCGCCACGCCGAAGAAGCTGACGCTGGCCCTGGCCGTGTGGGCCCATGCGGACACGCTGCTGTTCGCCCGCCGCGCGGACTCGGGCCTCTTCGGTGGGCTGTGGGAGCTCCCCGCCGCCGAGGTGGACGAGGACGCCACCGGCGAGGAGACCACGCTGCGCCTCACCGCCGCGCTCGGCACCGGCGTGAGGCTGGAGTCCCTCATCGGCACCGTGAAGCGGCAGCTCACCCACCGCGACCTCACGCTGCGCCTGTACCGTGTGTCCGGCCCCAAGCGCCCCACCCACTCCGCCGCCTTCCAGGAGCTGCGCTGGTGCACGCCCGCGGAGGCCGCGGCGCTCGGCATGAGCACGGCGATGCAGCGCGCCCTGGACGCCGTGGTGGGCACGCAAGCGTAGGGCCGCCACCTCCTCGGGTCGCCGCGCCGCTCGCCCCAGCTGTCCGCCCGTCGACACGCCCCGGGACGTCGTGTTGCTTCGACAACCCCCGCCAGGTCGGGTCGCTTTCGCGCGTCTCGCACGCGACTCAAGCTTCGCGCGCCCTTTCACCGGAGGCGGCCCGATGGCTCGAAACAACGCACCCAAGTCGACCCCGCACACGAAATCCCAGCACGCGGAACACATGCATGAGCCGCAGGGCCCTCACGCGCGCTCCGACATCTCTCACGAGCAGATTGCCCGGCGCGCCTACGAAATCTACATGGGCCGCGGAGGCAGGCCCGGCAACCACGAGCAGGACTGGCAACAAGCCGAGCGCGAGCTGAAGCTCGGCCGTCATTAGCTGCCCGCCGCATGGGCCCGTGTCCACCCCGGGCCCATGCGCGCAGCGAATCAGTGGGGCGGCGGCGAGTGCAGCACGGGGCGTTCGGCCTCGAGCGCGCCTCGCAACCTGCGCTGCGCCACCTTCAGCTCCGAGAGGATGCGCTCCGCGTCCTGCACCGAGCGCATCGCCAAGCCGCACGCCGGCGTCAGCAGCACCGTGGACACGGCCCGGGGGAACGAGAAGCCCCTCGGCAGCGCGGCCTTCAACGAGGCCTCCACCGAATCCGCCAGCTCCGTCACCTCGTACGTCGACGCGAGGTCCGTGGGGATGATGCCCAGGCTCAGCGTCGCGCCAGAGTGCAGGTAGCGCTCCAGCGCGTCCTTCTCCTCCAGCATCGCGTCGAGCGACAGCCGCACGTCCAGCGACAACAGGTCCGCCTGAGCATCCAGCAGCGCGCTCCAGTCCGTGTTGCCACAGCAGTGCAGGCCCACCAGCGCGCCCTCCCGCTGGAGCGCGACAATCAGGAGCCGCAGCTCCTGCACCGCCAACAGGTGCCGCGGATTGACGCGCTGGAACGCATACAGGCCCGGCTCGTCGAGGAAGAACAGCGGCGTGGTGCCCGCGCGCCGCAGCGCCTTCACCATGGCCAGGGAGCGCGCCAGCACCAGTCGATAGATGGCCTGGTCCAGCCCCGGCACCTCCAGCGCGGACAGGCCCGAGTCCGTCCTCGCCACCGAGCGCACCGTGAAGGGGCCGGCGAGCTGCGCCTTCGCGAAGGCCAGCTTGCGGTGCTCCACCTCCCACAGGAACGGCCGCCACGCGCGGCACGCCTCGGGCGAAGGCTCGTACGCCTCCAGCGCCCCGGCGGCGAGCGCGGACTCCAGCTTCGCCTCGAACTCCGCGCGCCCCGCCTCCCAGGCCTGGAGGTCCACCGTGCACAGGCCCTCGTCGTCGAACCGCAGCCCGGGCAACCCCTCCAGCGCCGCGGGAATCATCAGCTCGGAGGGCTTTCCCACCGGCAGCTGCGGCAGGAAGGGGATGTCCATCGACAAGGCGACCTGGAGCCCCAGCTCCACCTGCGTGTGGGGCAGGCTCCCGATGCCCGTGGTCGCACAGGCGGGCAGCAACTGGACGGCTCGACGGATGTTCGGCGCGCTCATAGGCGCGGGAGTCTAACCGCTCCCCTTCGCCACGGCGCGCCTCGATGGCCCCGGGCGGGTCCCGAGGGCCCCCTACCCCAGGGGCCCCCGCGTCCGAATCAGGACACCGAGAAGTACGAGGCCTGGGGGTGGTGGAAGACGATGGCGGAGACCGAGGCCTCGGGCTCCATCATGCAGCCGTCGGTGAGCTGCACCCCAATCTCCTCCGGACGCAGCGCCTCGAAGAGCTTCGACTGGTCCTCCAGCCGGGGGCACGCGGGGTAGCCGAACGAGTAGCGCTTGCCCGCGTACTCCGCCCGGAAGCGCTCCAGCATCGTCATGTCCGGCTTGTCCGGCGTGCCCCACATGCTGCGCAGCTGCGTGTGCAAGAGCTCCGCGTAGCCCTCCGCCGTCTCCAGCGCGAGCGCCTGCACCGCGTGCATCTTCAGGAACTCGCCCTTGGCCTTGAGGCCCTCGGCCAGCTCGCGGATGCCCGAGCCCGCCGTCACCACGAACATGGCCACGTTGTCGGTGGGCACGCCGCGCTCCAGCGGCCGCAGGTAGTCGGCCAGGCACAGGCCCCCATCGCGGTCCTGCCGGGGGAAGTCGAAGCTCGCCGCCTCGCGGCCCGTCTTCCCGTCGAACAGCACCACGCGGTTGCCGTCGCTGCCCGCCTTGTAGAACTGGAACACCGCGCGCGCCTGCATGAGCCCGCCGCGCAGCATGCCCTTGAGCTCCTCCACCGCCTCCTTCAGGGCCAGCGCCTTGCGCCCCTCCTCCGTCTTCGCCAGCTCCGCCTCGGCCGGCGTCCCCAGCGCGCGCGACGACGTGCGCAGGCCCAGGTGGCGCCCGTACAGCATCACCGGGTTGATGAACTTCCAGATGTGGTCCAGCGGCGTGTTCGTCAGCACGTGCCGCTCGAAGTCCGGCGCGGATGGCACCGTGTCCAGCACGCGAATCTCCGCGCTGCGCCCCCGCGCCACCACCGCCTCCACGCGCGGACGCTCCTTGACCTCCTGGGCCAGCTTCACGCGGCGCTCGGCCAGCTCACCGCGCAGCTTCGCGTGTGACGACGGGTCGACGATCTGCTTGGCCAGGTCCAGGCCGTTCATCGCGTCCTGCGCGTAGGCCACCGTGCCGCCGCCGTACGCCGGCGCGATGTTGCGGTCCACGAAGTTGCGGCTGAGCGCGGCGCCGCCCACCAGGATGGGCACCTCCACGCCCGCGCGCTTGAGGTCCTCCGCCGTGGCCACCATCTGGTGCGCGCTCTTCACCAGCAGCCCCGACAGGCCGAGGATGTCCGGCTGGTGCTCGCGCACCGCCTGCACCAGTTGCTCGGGCGGCACCTTGATGCCCAGATTGACGACGTGGAAGCCGTTGTTGGCGAGGATGATCTCCACCAGGTTCTTCCCGATGTCGTGGACGTCCCCCTTCACCGTGGCCAGGACGATCTTCCCGCGCATGGCCGCCTTGGAGGAGCTCATGTGCGGCTCCAGGAAGCCCACCGCGGCCTTCATCGACTCGGCGCTCTGGAGCACCTCGGCGACAATCAGCTCGTTGGCGCCGAAGAGCCGGCCCACCTCGTCCATGCCCTTCATCAGGGGGCCGTTGATGATGTCCAGCGGCGCGTACTTCGTGAGCGCCTCCTCCAGGTCCGCGAAGAGGCCGTCGCGCGAGCCCTCGATGATGTAGCGCTGCAGCCGCTCCTCCAGGGGCAGCGTGCTCACCGCCACCTTGACGGCCTTGCGCTCACGGAAGTGCGCGGCGAAGGGCGTCACCGGATCCGCGCCCCGGTTGTAGAGCAGGTCCTCCGCCAGCGTGCGCTCCTCCTCG from Myxococcus guangdongensis includes:
- a CDS encoding TolB family protein, whose translation is MDKRIVGALCCALWVLSTGCADECVDQFDCRSDKGQPAEGQEWVCTGDNKCEQRPIQTPTPEPDAGGGDEDAGVPDAGVPDGGDIDAGTGDDAGTPDGGGQGTGAKGDACTASADCGPGLRCEGAPLTCQAMHVAVTGRDDAGVSAALVMRYDTPGVTSLSAAGTDSRYPRWGPGGTHLSFAQGAVDTSTEKRAGDLTVREVPLVEGQAVVVADGGTGNTEAFRSMEWEPGTAIAWVRQNGSQRSGISVVTPGGAGGVTQATTTGAFPDWSRDGTTFVYNVNGEGLFTSSGAGTAPTPLANAGTTAEQAHYNRVNDQLLFLANPNNELVTFDGDTTPTPLVRLYNINVTGGGAPQLVADVSTEASTDGTVDSFIASPIWSPDGTWAAYVRAYYFRPTTGGAVLCGGAVSPCQNRSGNVIFLRAINPQDGSATGTEVRLVDDGTLPSFSPDGRFIAFIKAGELHVQRIDPATGAQEGAAIIHPRAGFTLQTGDSDDHRPRWQPR
- a CDS encoding PD-(D/E)XK nuclease family protein yields the protein MRRPPLHNDFSWSKSRHEKFSECLRSYYFYYYRSWGGWESDAPKDVRELYVLKKLANRFSWAGSVVHESIKDVLLDWRAGRVVDPAVVEARARKLMQDDYRHSRGKAYWTQKYRKQFTGLVEHEYAEVLPDEAWKQNWETVRVALAWFFNSRWPLLAKSLKPEQWLEVDAGFDFAHFTLGGLKVFAIPDFAFVDQDGAPVVVDWKTGKSRDGYDEQVLGYALYVSQRYRFPVEKVRASLVYLNEGKEQDVQVDLGAMDSFHRHFETSVAKMRALLKDPVMNTPLDADAFPRSETLTPCMRCVFRRPCGREAEALAEQQARALQPQQVA
- a CDS encoding DUF2934 domain-containing protein; amino-acid sequence: MHEPQGPHARSDISHEQIARRAYEIYMGRGGRPGNHEQDWQQAERELKLGRH
- a CDS encoding SDR family oxidoreductase; translation: MKSRPLTERVVLITGASSGIGRAAARTYAEAGAHVVLAARRLERLEDAAREVESLGVRALAVRCDVTRGEDVERLMAQVRAEFGGLDVLVNNAGQGLYGPLEAISEDQLRQVFELNVFALWRVTRAALPLLRGRRGAHVVNVSSVLGHRGLPLLGGYCASKAAVNAMTESLRTELAVEGIGVRLVSPGLTESEFREHRLSAQGWAQDAIPLKAMSSEEVARAMVKASVRGRRDTILTLPGRVMVLANRLAPGLFDRVAHRMANPVKKDA
- a CDS encoding tRNA threonylcarbamoyladenosine dehydratase, encoding MNPQPPPPTPPQPETPPATTATPNAATGSLARPFKLSRRFDRTGRLLGDNAMERLANARVVVFGLGGVGSYAAEGLVRSGIGHLTLVDHDDVCVTNTNRQLHATVKGVGKSKAELMAQRCREINPEARVEAVREFYREEVAEQMLPAGTYDFVVDAIDNVKAKLHLLHRCVSLGIPVVSSMGAAARLDPTAIRVEDLSETHMDPFAKDIRKLLKRKYGVETERHTGITAVYSIEARRMPVALNYDDATDGFLCVCPQDNEFHTCDHRTQIDGSVSFVTSCFGMNAAGVVVRRLASTR
- a CDS encoding uroporphyrinogen decarboxylase/cobalamine-independent methonine synthase family protein; amino-acid sequence: MSAPNIRRAVQLLPACATTGIGSLPHTQVELGLQVALSMDIPFLPQLPVGKPSELMIPAALEGLPGLRFDDEGLCTVDLQAWEAGRAEFEAKLESALAAGALEAYEPSPEACRAWRPFLWEVEHRKLAFAKAQLAGPFTVRSVARTDSGLSALEVPGLDQAIYRLVLARSLAMVKALRRAGTTPLFFLDEPGLYAFQRVNPRHLLAVQELRLLIVALQREGALVGLHCCGNTDWSALLDAQADLLSLDVRLSLDAMLEEKDALERYLHSGATLSLGIIPTDLASTYEVTELADSVEASLKAALPRGFSFPRAVSTVLLTPACGLAMRSVQDAERILSELKVAQRRLRGALEAERPVLHSPPPH
- the mutY gene encoding A/G-specific adenine glycosylase; translation: MAPSAAHLASIRAPLLAWYDRNKRDLPWRRTKDPYAIWLSEVMLQQTQVSTVIPYWERFLKRFPTALALASAPLDDVLAGWKGLGYYTRARNLHRAAQDIVSRFGGALPSTAEQLLSLPGFGRYTAGAVASIAFGEAAPLVDGNVARVLSRLFEVEGLPGDREREATLWELAGLLVKGERPGDFNQSLMEHGATTCRPENPLCLLCPVLAGCVAFKKGRVAELPPAKVRATPKKLTLALAVWAHADTLLFARRADSGLFGGLWELPAAEVDEDATGEETTLRLTAALGTGVRLESLIGTVKRQLTHRDLTLRLYRVSGPKRPTHSAAFQELRWCTPAEAAALGMSTAMQRALDAVVGTQA
- a CDS encoding TatD family hydrolase; amino-acid sequence: MIDTHCHLDATRFDEDRTLVLERAWAAGLQGILVPGVGTHDWEPLLQMSRAEPRLQVGLGIHPQLLPDMTPEEDDAALELLDALLSKGGAIAVGECGLDGPSLPGAPLERQLSVLRRHLALARKYQLPVLMHCHRLHPALIELFKQEPLPEAGVLMHSYSGGVELARFYLQKGCHFSFAGPVTWAEARKPLDALRAIPLDRLMAETDAPDQAPTPHRGGRSEPAYLPHILEGMARVRGEPLDEVAQRTTENARHLFREGFPPASR